In one window of Tumebacillus amylolyticus DNA:
- a CDS encoding ATP-grasp domain-containing protein produces MTTVLVTNGMQSKSLAVARSLGRRGNTVLVGETVRFHSAGFSKYTAKTLVYPDPKHDPEQWFNWLRETIIREKVDVLYPTDDDTLDIVVHRQEELRGLCHLPIPSLENYLIASDKGETMKLAMKAGLSCPQTFQPIFEDTVNLDVLRELAHKLEFPVVIKPRMSSGSRGIRFVQTMEELLSLYPDVHAEYPNPLLQECIPPGTKYDVCLSFDSENRLTGSFVQKQIRNYPVSRGPSTVHESVEFPEAIQEALRLMEHLPWYGVVDVEYIQDPRSGQLKLLEINPRFWSSVHLPIRCGVDFPYLLHQHALNLPVDPAYTYQLGVVGRALLPGDTLHYLSNPKRREMQPSFWDFSTPDDTLSKEDPMPTVGFLLCALGFAWNPKMWKFVISR; encoded by the coding sequence ATGACGACCGTACTCGTCACCAACGGAATGCAAAGCAAATCGCTCGCCGTCGCCCGAAGCCTCGGCAGACGCGGGAACACCGTCCTCGTCGGGGAAACGGTCCGCTTCCACTCGGCCGGTTTTTCAAAATACACGGCGAAGACTCTGGTCTACCCCGACCCGAAGCATGACCCGGAGCAATGGTTCAACTGGTTGCGCGAGACGATCATTCGGGAAAAAGTCGACGTCCTCTACCCAACGGACGACGACACGCTGGACATCGTCGTCCACCGCCAAGAGGAACTGCGCGGCCTCTGCCATCTGCCGATCCCGTCTCTGGAAAACTACTTGATCGCCAGCGACAAGGGCGAAACGATGAAACTCGCGATGAAAGCCGGCCTCTCCTGCCCGCAGACGTTTCAGCCGATCTTCGAAGACACCGTCAACCTCGACGTTCTGCGCGAACTTGCCCATAAGCTTGAGTTCCCTGTCGTCATCAAGCCCCGCATGAGCTCCGGCTCCCGGGGCATCCGCTTCGTTCAGACGATGGAGGAGTTGCTGTCACTCTATCCGGATGTTCACGCCGAATACCCGAACCCGCTCCTCCAAGAATGCATCCCGCCCGGCACGAAGTACGACGTCTGCCTGAGCTTCGATTCCGAGAACCGTCTGACAGGCTCCTTCGTGCAAAAACAGATCCGCAACTACCCGGTGTCTCGCGGCCCGAGCACCGTCCACGAGAGCGTCGAGTTCCCGGAAGCGATCCAAGAAGCGCTGCGCCTGATGGAGCATCTGCCGTGGTACGGCGTCGTGGACGTCGAATACATCCAAGACCCGCGCTCCGGGCAGTTGAAGCTGCTGGAGATCAACCCGCGCTTCTGGAGTTCCGTCCATTTGCCGATTCGCTGCGGTGTCGACTTCCCGTATCTGTTGCACCAACACGCGCTGAACCTGCCTGTAGACCCCGCGTACACGTACCAATTGGGCGTCGTAGGCCGCGCCTTGCTCCCCGGAGATACGCTTCATTACCTCAGCAACCCGAAGCGCCGCGAGATGCAGCCTTCATTCTGGGATTTCTCCACCCCGGATGACACGCTGTCCAAGGAAGACCCGATGCCCACGGTTGGATTCCTGCTCTGCGCGCTGGGATTCGCGTGGAACCCGAAGATGTGGAAATTCGTCATCTCCCGCTAA
- the pelF gene encoding GT4 family glycosyltransferase PelF — protein sequence MSDRIRILLSTEGTYPYHQGGVSTWCETLVQKMDMVDFVVYAITANPFITQKFGLPPHAEMINVPLWGTEEPKEHLEIPFSKIYLPKKTTTEQQVRERFLPLFVELINEIISEVKSPKKFGNLLVSLYDYFQEHDYKVSFKSELTWSVYKELILQLASQKQNRLSEPDVYGLVQTLGWVYRFLNIVNTPVPDVHVTHSTAAAFCGIPCVISKIKYGTPFMLTEHGVYLREQYLALSKQPYSSFMTTFLIRFIQSLATTNYAYADQVSPVCSYNTRWETRFGVPESRIRVIYNGIDPNVFVEAPPSTNDTLTVVMVARIDPLKDVLTFLESAALVKKKFPDIRFVVYGSVSVPSYYEQCMELHAELGLEDSFVFAGHTSNMSAAYSSGDIIALTSISEAFPYSVIEAMMTGKPCVATDVGGVTEALADTGLVVTPRRADEVADAILQLANNPELRMSLGKEARERALNFFTLNKMIDLHLKSYVKLAVRAEERVPVVRRREESLTNQKLLFDKGMALMACGLYREASLQFQEALQIKPNSPMTPMILTELSTAYNHLGEYDQAFLELEKADALIRLLDLRVQDSA from the coding sequence ATGTCGGATCGAATTCGAATCCTTCTCTCCACGGAGGGAACGTATCCGTATCATCAGGGTGGAGTTTCCACTTGGTGTGAGACGTTGGTACAGAAAATGGACATGGTCGATTTCGTCGTCTATGCCATCACTGCCAACCCGTTTATCACACAAAAATTCGGCCTGCCCCCGCACGCCGAGATGATCAACGTCCCGCTGTGGGGCACGGAAGAACCCAAGGAACACTTGGAGATTCCCTTTTCCAAAATCTATTTGCCCAAAAAAACGACGACCGAGCAGCAGGTGCGAGAGCGTTTTCTCCCGCTGTTCGTCGAGTTGATCAACGAGATCATCAGCGAAGTGAAAAGCCCCAAGAAGTTCGGGAATTTGCTCGTCTCGTTGTACGACTATTTCCAAGAACACGACTACAAAGTCTCGTTCAAATCGGAACTGACGTGGAGCGTGTACAAAGAGCTGATCTTGCAACTGGCCAGCCAAAAACAAAATCGGCTCAGCGAACCGGACGTCTACGGTCTGGTGCAAACGCTCGGGTGGGTGTATCGCTTTTTGAACATCGTCAACACGCCCGTTCCCGACGTCCACGTCACCCATTCCACAGCCGCCGCGTTTTGCGGCATCCCGTGCGTGATCTCCAAGATCAAGTACGGCACTCCGTTTATGCTTACCGAACACGGGGTCTATCTCCGTGAACAATATCTGGCGTTGTCGAAACAACCGTATTCGTCGTTCATGACGACATTTTTGATTCGCTTCATCCAGTCGCTTGCCACGACGAATTATGCGTATGCCGACCAAGTCTCTCCGGTCTGCTCGTACAACACGCGCTGGGAAACTCGCTTCGGCGTGCCGGAGAGCCGCATCCGTGTCATCTACAACGGCATCGACCCGAACGTTTTCGTCGAAGCACCGCCGTCCACCAACGACACGCTCACCGTCGTCATGGTCGCCCGCATCGACCCGCTCAAAGACGTGTTGACGTTCCTCGAATCGGCAGCGCTGGTCAAAAAGAAGTTCCCTGACATTCGCTTCGTCGTCTACGGATCGGTTTCCGTTCCAAGTTACTACGAGCAGTGCATGGAGTTGCATGCCGAGCTTGGCTTGGAGGACAGTTTTGTTTTTGCCGGACATACGAGCAACATGTCGGCGGCGTATTCGAGCGGTGACATCATCGCGTTGACGAGTATCTCGGAAGCGTTCCCGTATTCGGTCATTGAAGCGATGATGACCGGCAAGCCCTGTGTGGCAACCGATGTCGGGGGCGTCACCGAAGCGCTGGCCGATACGGGTCTCGTCGTGACGCCGCGCCGTGCGGACGAAGTGGCGGACGCAATCTTGCAATTGGCGAACAACCCGGAGTTGCGGATGTCGCTTGGCAAGGAAGCCCGCGAGCGGGCGTTGAACTTTTTTACATTAAACAAGATGATCGACCTGCATCTGAAAAGCTACGTCAAACTGGCGGTTCGCGCCGAAGAGCGTGTGCCGGTCGTGCGCCGTCGCGAGGAATCGCTTACCAATCAGAAGCTTCTGTTCGACAAAGGCATGGCGTTGATGGCGTGCGGACTCTACCGCGAAGCCTCTCTTCAATTCCAAGAGGCGTTGCAAATCAAGCCCAACTCGCCGATGACGCCGATGATTTTGACGGAACTCTCCACCGCTTACAACCATTTGGGCGAATACGACCAAGCGTTTTTGGAGCTGGAAAAAGCGGATGCCTTGATCCGCCTGCTCGATCTGCGCGTACAAGATAGTGCGTAA
- the murJ gene encoding lipid II flippase MurJ, which translates to MTTIRLWTARGIQFAKTDTGVVALINLLLAFVAFGKDLLQAAVFGTSPTADALTLAFFIPDTVGNNILAFAIGVTCVPMFAKLLAAGEADRFRRMFRQLCLYALGISSALLLAIYWFQESLLELLGSGMEPEVASLTHGLLRLLLPTMLMFPLCTIMTGALQARGSFKIPALGPVLANAGYLAGLVLILIVRPAQETGAWWTAMGIVVGVLLMGALLARALFSERVSRPRLARSLEHADDLKRVWRAFAPYLIILFAQQFVFMVERHVASTIGSGVIAGLNYAFRLSQFPNWVFVSAMTTVMLPALSRAVAARDTGDLRNVMRNALQVTLLVTVPVALIFFFFRTPILSLLFQHGSFDRQSLETTSEIMAGYSLAIIGVALTNVGLRYCMAVERMKAPLLIGLAAMAVNIGCDLYGAPRFGPAALGYGAACGAWVNAGLLLLVLARDLQKTGAKGASL; encoded by the coding sequence GTGACCACGATTCGCCTCTGGACGGCTCGCGGCATTCAGTTTGCCAAAACGGATACCGGGGTCGTCGCGCTGATCAACTTGTTGCTGGCGTTCGTCGCGTTTGGAAAAGACCTGCTGCAAGCGGCGGTCTTCGGCACGTCGCCGACAGCGGATGCATTGACGCTGGCGTTTTTTATCCCCGATACGGTGGGAAACAACATCTTGGCGTTTGCGATTGGCGTGACCTGTGTGCCGATGTTCGCCAAATTGCTGGCGGCGGGGGAGGCCGATCGGTTTCGGCGGATGTTTCGTCAGCTCTGCCTCTATGCCCTCGGAATTTCAAGCGCGCTGTTGCTGGCGATCTACTGGTTTCAAGAGTCGCTTTTGGAACTGTTGGGAAGCGGCATGGAGCCCGAAGTTGCGAGTTTGACGCACGGGTTGTTGAGGCTGTTGTTGCCGACGATGCTGATGTTCCCGCTTTGCACGATCATGACGGGGGCATTGCAGGCGCGAGGTTCGTTTAAAATTCCGGCGCTCGGGCCGGTTTTGGCAAACGCGGGCTATCTCGCGGGGCTGGTGCTGATCTTGATCGTGCGGCCCGCGCAAGAGACGGGCGCTTGGTGGACGGCGATGGGGATCGTCGTCGGGGTGCTCTTGATGGGGGCCTTGCTTGCCAGGGCACTTTTTTCAGAGAGAGTGAGCAGACCGAGATTGGCGCGGAGTTTGGAGCACGCAGACGATTTGAAGCGCGTGTGGCGGGCGTTCGCTCCGTATCTGATCATTCTCTTCGCGCAGCAGTTTGTCTTCATGGTCGAGCGACATGTGGCGTCGACGATTGGCAGCGGGGTGATTGCGGGGCTGAACTACGCGTTTCGTCTCTCGCAGTTTCCGAACTGGGTGTTCGTGTCGGCGATGACGACGGTGATGTTGCCTGCTCTTTCTCGGGCGGTCGCCGCTCGGGATACGGGCGATCTTCGAAACGTAATGAGGAACGCTCTGCAAGTGACGTTGCTGGTGACCGTGCCGGTTGCATTGATTTTCTTTTTCTTCCGAACACCGATTCTCTCGCTGTTGTTTCAACACGGGTCGTTTGACCGGCAATCGTTGGAGACGACCTCCGAGATCATGGCCGGGTATTCGCTGGCGATCATCGGAGTGGCGCTGACCAACGTCGGACTGCGCTATTGCATGGCGGTTGAGCGTATGAAAGCGCCGCTTCTCATCGGATTGGCGGCGATGGCGGTCAATATCGGATGTGATCTATACGGGGCTCCGCGATTTGGGCCGGCTGCGTTGGGGTACGGAGCGGCTTGCGGAGCTTGGGTGAACGCAGGACTTCTCCTGCTGGTTCTCGCAAGGGATTTACAAAAAACTGGGGCTAAGGGTGCATCGCTATGA
- a CDS encoding M14 family metallopeptidase — protein MKTNWAKLTLAALLLTGATASAVIPPQAAHAANITLFRIYTDATHTATQLEAQGIDVWETQPNFAEAPLTSDQINWLQANGWSYTMSRQTSGPVFDSSYHTNTAVEQILADRAAKFKNIATVTTIGNTFEGRPIQVIKISSNKLKSSQKSKALFIGGTHSREISPPEIMLSNMDYLLTNYGTDPDVTWMVDNREIYIIPILNKDGHNRAEQLQNWRKNTDTRWGSDGVDLNRNYDEIGTDVWGNPVYGTSTNPFSIEYCGPTAFSEPETAAVKNFIDSVMGPSGTPATVPNGFKLVVDMHSYGNDIMWPWNWTFDVNQYGAQNDIAKMQMIGDKWATTNTYKSYIGAKMYYTTGDTTDWAYGFHRIPSFTIEVGKTFWPTSADLQTQIAENRQPFLNGIKITDDPYGRAGGPDSTTLSATVANGLLTVTGSADDAKSGSNKNKGVEVFLDNLGARGTGTQATLGSSTNSGAITSFTAKLPTTGLASGKHLVLVESQDDTGAWGAPSATWITLP, from the coding sequence ATGAAAACCAATTGGGCCAAACTCACCCTCGCCGCTCTGCTGCTGACCGGCGCGACCGCTTCGGCTGTCATCCCGCCCCAAGCTGCACACGCCGCGAACATCACGCTGTTCCGCATCTACACCGATGCCACCCACACCGCGACGCAACTCGAAGCGCAAGGCATCGACGTCTGGGAAACGCAACCGAACTTCGCCGAAGCCCCGCTGACCAGCGACCAGATCAACTGGTTGCAAGCCAACGGCTGGAGCTACACGATGAGCCGCCAAACTTCGGGGCCGGTATTTGACTCCTCCTACCACACCAACACCGCCGTCGAGCAGATCCTCGCCGACCGCGCCGCGAAATTCAAAAACATCGCCACCGTCACCACGATCGGCAACACCTTCGAAGGCCGCCCGATCCAAGTGATCAAGATCTCTTCCAACAAACTCAAATCCAGCCAGAAGTCCAAAGCGCTGTTCATCGGAGGCACGCATTCCCGTGAAATTTCGCCGCCGGAGATCATGCTGTCGAACATGGACTATCTGCTTACCAACTACGGCACCGACCCCGATGTCACCTGGATGGTCGACAACCGTGAAATCTACATCATCCCGATCTTGAACAAAGACGGCCACAACCGCGCCGAACAACTTCAAAACTGGCGCAAAAACACCGACACTCGCTGGGGCTCCGACGGCGTTGACCTCAACCGCAACTACGACGAGATCGGAACCGACGTCTGGGGCAACCCGGTTTACGGCACGTCGACCAACCCGTTCTCCATCGAATACTGCGGCCCGACCGCTTTCTCGGAACCTGAGACCGCCGCTGTGAAAAACTTCATCGATTCGGTTATGGGGCCGTCCGGCACGCCGGCCACCGTCCCGAACGGGTTTAAACTCGTCGTGGATATGCATTCCTACGGCAACGACATCATGTGGCCGTGGAACTGGACGTTCGACGTCAACCAATACGGCGCGCAAAACGACATCGCCAAGATGCAGATGATCGGCGACAAATGGGCTACCACCAACACCTATAAATCCTACATCGGCGCGAAAATGTACTACACGACCGGCGACACCACCGACTGGGCATACGGCTTCCACCGCATCCCGTCGTTCACGATCGAAGTCGGCAAAACGTTCTGGCCGACGAGCGCAGACCTGCAAACGCAGATCGCCGAGAACCGCCAACCGTTCCTCAACGGCATCAAAATCACCGACGACCCCTACGGTCGTGCCGGCGGTCCGGACTCCACAACGCTAAGCGCAACGGTCGCCAACGGACTCCTCACCGTCACCGGCTCTGCAGACGATGCCAAGTCTGGCTCCAACAAAAACAAAGGAGTCGAAGTCTTCCTCGACAACCTCGGCGCGCGCGGCACCGGAACCCAAGCGACTCTTGGCTCCTCCACCAATTCAGGCGCGATCACCTCGTTCACGGCGAAACTCCCGACGACGGGCCTTGCGTCCGGCAAGCACCTCGTACTCGTCGAGTCCCAAGACGACACCGGCGCATGGGGCGCTCCGAGCGCAACGTGGATCACCCTGCCGTAA
- a CDS encoding DUF3473 domain-containing protein — MRNALTVDVEDWYMTSDFSFDVSTWNQYEDRVVGSTMLLVELFDHYKVQGTFFILGCVAERHPELVEAIARRGHEIASHGGWHQMINRMSLEEFRDDLRYSKQVLEGITGKSVRLFRAPSWSITPDRYEALRILAEEGFHVDSSLQPFRTPLSGVSGSPHTPFQPVLNDETLSLLEFPPTVLKKAGMTIPFCGGFYLRTLPTWFLIWALRQVNAERSGLIYVHPWEFDPEQPRLDAAPHIKFIHYYGLNGTMKKLERLLQTFQFTTLGEIIGLQPNYPPVALLQPKGRLA; from the coding sequence ATGAGAAATGCGCTGACCGTCGATGTCGAGGATTGGTACATGACATCCGATTTTTCCTTCGACGTCTCGACGTGGAACCAATACGAAGACCGTGTGGTCGGGAGCACGATGCTCTTGGTGGAGTTGTTCGACCACTACAAAGTCCAAGGGACGTTTTTCATCTTGGGCTGTGTGGCGGAGCGTCATCCGGAGTTGGTCGAAGCCATCGCGCGCCGCGGGCATGAGATCGCCTCGCACGGCGGCTGGCACCAGATGATCAATCGGATGTCGCTGGAGGAGTTCCGAGACGACCTGCGCTATTCCAAGCAGGTGCTCGAAGGCATCACGGGCAAATCGGTTCGCCTGTTCCGCGCTCCGTCGTGGTCGATTACGCCGGACCGCTACGAAGCGTTGCGAATTCTCGCAGAGGAAGGCTTCCACGTCGATTCGAGCCTTCAACCGTTTCGCACGCCGCTCTCCGGCGTTTCGGGCTCTCCGCACACGCCGTTTCAGCCGGTGCTGAACGATGAAACTCTGTCACTCTTGGAGTTCCCGCCGACCGTTTTGAAAAAAGCGGGGATGACGATCCCGTTCTGCGGCGGGTTCTACCTGCGGACGTTGCCGACTTGGTTTTTAATTTGGGCCTTGCGACAAGTCAACGCCGAACGCTCCGGCTTGATCTACGTGCATCCGTGGGAGTTCGACCCGGAGCAACCGCGTCTCGACGCAGCGCCCCACATCAAATTCATCCACTACTACGGCTTGAACGGCACGATGAAAAAACTGGAACGCCTGCTCCAGACGTTCCAGTTCACGACGCTCGGCGAGATCATCGGCTTGCAACCGAACTACCCGCCCGTCGCACTTCTCCAACCGAAAGGGCGTCTGGCGTGA